In Tenebrio molitor chromosome 8, icTenMoli1.1, whole genome shotgun sequence, a genomic segment contains:
- the LOC138136798 gene encoding angio-associated migratory cell protein: MDEFTENAEDVEVIYLDEEIDESVELQEVEYNNDQSEPVDVAKVTFTKHSKSVFCCDLSRDGQIAVTGGEDDNAYVWSTTDGSVVFECTGHKDSVTAVCFNHNDELLATGDMAGMLQVWSVKEKKLIWCYEGDDMEWLAWHPLTNILLCGSHSGEVYVWQVPQGNCKVLTSHGSACTCGQVLPDGKHLLAGYEDGYVKLWDLKAATVKWQFTDSQVNSLEINSDGSLCSLAPSSTLLKINDGKVVGKLVVEGEPEIEAHVFSSELNLLVTGSLSGQLCVWDLPRQAIRHQAKLDCGVTMLKLGLNGKVYIGTTSGVVYVCDVRTGGLVETFTGHKVDILSLCVSQDGLSVLTTSDDETAKIFVSQSTT; this comes from the coding sequence atggaTGAATTCACAGAAAACGCAGAAGACGTGGAAGTAATATATTTGGACGAGGAAATCGACGAATCAGTTGAACTTCAAGaagtcgaatacaataatGACCAATCCGAGCCGGTAGATGTTGCCAAAGTAACATTCACCAAGCATAGTAAGTCAGTGTTTTGTTGTGACTTAAGTCGCGACGGCCAAATAGCAGTGACCGGGGGCGAAGACGACAACGCCTACGTGTGGTCTACCACAGACGGCAGCGTCGTGTTCGAGTGCACAGGACACAAAGATTCAGTCACGGCGGTTTGTTTCAATCACAACGATGAACTGTTGGCCACCGGAGACATGGCTGGGATGCTGCAAGTCTGGAGTGTCAAAGAGAAGAAACTGATCTGGTGCTACGAGGGCGACGACATGGAGTGGCTGGCGTGGCACCCGCtgacgaatattttattgtGTGGGAGTCACTCCGGAGAGGTGTACGTTTGGCAAGTTCCACAAGGTAATTGCAAGGTGCTGACGTCGCACGGTTCAGCTTGTACCTGCGGCCAGGTCCTTCCGGATGGCAAACACTTGCTGGCAGGCTACGAAGATGGATACGTCAAACTGTGGGACCTCAAAGCTGCCACTGTCAAATGGCAATTTACTGATTCCCAAGTCAATTCTCTCGAGATAAATTCAGATGGGAGTTTGTGTTCGTTGGCCCCCAGTTCTACTCTGCTGAAAATAAATGACGGTAAAGTCGTTGGGAAGTTGGTAGTCGAGGGGGAGCCAGAAATCGAAGCTCACGTGTTCAGCAGCGAGTTAAATCTGTTAGTTACTGGATCTCTAAGCGGACAACTCTGCGTGTGGGACTTGCCCAGACAGGCGATTCGTCACCAGGCGAAACTCGACTGTGGGGTGACCATGTTGAAGTTGGGGTTAAATGGCAAAGTGTACATTGGCACCACGAGTGGGGTGGTTTACGTGTGTGATGTCAGGACCGGTGGTCTCGTCGAGACTTTTACCGGACATAAAGTAGATATTTTGAGTTTGTGCGTGTCCCAGGATGGACTTTCGGTTCTCACGACTTCGGATGATGaaacggccaaaatttttgtcaGCCAGTCCACCACgtga